A single genomic interval of Saccharothrix saharensis harbors:
- a CDS encoding cation transporter, with product MTACADGCCAAGGEPVLAPDRRGVLTRRVRLLVAATIAYNVVEAVIAISAGTLASSTALIGFGLDSVVEIASATAVAWQFSARDHEARERVALRVIALSFFALALYVTVESVRALVGAQAADHSTVGIVLAAVSLVVMPVLSRAQRRAGRELGSTSAVADSRQTLLCTYLSAVLLVGLVLNSTLGWWWVDPLAALVIAAAAVGEGREAWRGDHCCRPLPRAGSKLCRSG from the coding sequence ATGACGGCTTGCGCGGACGGCTGCTGCGCGGCCGGGGGCGAGCCGGTCCTCGCCCCCGACCGTCGCGGCGTGCTGACCCGGCGGGTCCGGCTCCTGGTGGCCGCCACGATCGCCTACAACGTGGTCGAGGCCGTGATCGCGATCAGCGCAGGCACCCTCGCGTCGTCCACCGCGTTGATCGGCTTCGGGCTGGACTCGGTGGTGGAGATCGCCTCGGCCACCGCCGTCGCCTGGCAGTTCTCCGCGCGGGACCACGAGGCCAGGGAACGGGTCGCGCTGCGCGTGATCGCGCTGTCGTTCTTCGCGCTGGCGCTCTACGTGACGGTCGAGTCGGTCCGGGCGCTGGTGGGCGCGCAGGCCGCCGACCACTCGACGGTCGGCATCGTGCTGGCCGCCGTGTCGCTGGTCGTGATGCCCGTGCTGTCCCGCGCCCAGCGCCGAGCGGGCCGTGAACTCGGCTCGACCAGCGCCGTCGCCGACTCCAGGCAGACGCTGCTGTGCACGTACCTGTCCGCCGTGCTGCTGGTCGGCTTGGTGCTCAACAGCACCCTGGGCTGGTGGTGGGTCGACCCGCTGGCCGCGCTCGTCATCGCCGCCGCGGCGGTCGGGGAAGGCCGCGAGGCCTGGCGCGGCGACCACTGCTGCCGACCACTCCCCCGAGCCGGTTCAAAGTTGTGCCGTTCGGGCTAA
- the cmtR gene encoding Cd(II)/Pb(II)-sensing metalloregulatory transcriptional regulator CmtR — MLTCETRETALARLGRALADPTRCRILVALLDGPGYPARLAERLGLTRSNASNHLSCLRGCGLVVATYEGRRVRYDIADPHLARAIGELLDVVLAVDPTRDCVDEVGAR; from the coding sequence GTGCTGACGTGTGAGACCCGCGAGACCGCCCTGGCCCGGCTCGGCCGGGCCCTGGCCGACCCGACCCGGTGCCGCATCCTGGTCGCGTTGCTGGACGGTCCGGGCTACCCGGCGCGGTTGGCCGAGCGGCTGGGGCTGACCCGGTCGAACGCGTCCAACCACCTGTCGTGCCTGCGCGGCTGCGGCCTCGTCGTGGCCACCTACGAGGGCCGCCGGGTGCGGTACGACATCGCCGACCCGCACCTGGCGCGGGCGATCGGCGAACTGCTCGACGTCGTGCTCGCGGTCGACCCGACCAGGGACTGCGTGGACGAGGTGGGTGCGCGATGA
- a CDS encoding glycosyltransferase family 4 protein — MSSLPSAATLSRHAVRDRLRVALVAPPYFDVPPKAYGGVEAVVADLADSLVARGHSVTLLGAGEPGTGAGFVPVWDRTVPERLGEPFPEVVHAAAVRREVERLAATRGLDVVHDHTLAGPLNAPAFAALGLPTVVTVHGPVDTDMRRYYRELGDDVGLVAISDRQRELAPELNWIGTVHNALRLRDWPFRERKEDYALFLGRFHPDKAPHLALEAAHAAGVPLVLAGKCAEPVEKEYFEAEVRPRLTGQDHVFGVADATEKRKLLSAARCLLFPIRWEEPFGMVMIEAMACGTPVVALRAGAVPEVVVDGVTGLVRDDPAELVAALHDVRDLDPAACRAHVAAHFDVDGLGAGYEAAYREALTAAGSLTALRRDYAALDSALDRVYRRNVDGGAALHASGDRA; from the coding sequence TTGAGCAGCCTGCCTTCCGCCGCAACGCTTTCCCGGCACGCCGTCCGCGACCGGTTGCGCGTCGCGCTCGTGGCCCCGCCCTACTTCGACGTACCGCCCAAGGCCTACGGCGGCGTGGAGGCCGTCGTCGCCGACCTCGCCGACTCGCTGGTCGCCCGCGGCCACTCGGTGACGTTGTTGGGCGCGGGGGAGCCCGGCACCGGAGCCGGGTTCGTCCCCGTGTGGGACCGCACCGTCCCCGAACGCCTCGGCGAGCCGTTCCCCGAAGTCGTGCACGCCGCCGCGGTCCGCCGGGAGGTCGAACGGCTCGCCGCCACGCGAGGCCTGGACGTCGTGCACGACCACACCCTCGCCGGTCCGCTCAACGCGCCCGCGTTCGCCGCCCTGGGCCTGCCGACCGTGGTGACCGTGCACGGTCCCGTCGACACCGACATGCGCCGCTACTACCGGGAACTCGGCGACGACGTCGGCCTGGTCGCGATCAGCGACCGGCAGCGCGAGCTCGCACCCGAGCTGAACTGGATCGGCACCGTGCACAACGCGCTGCGCCTGCGCGACTGGCCGTTCCGCGAGCGGAAGGAGGACTACGCGCTGTTCCTCGGCCGCTTCCACCCCGACAAGGCGCCGCACCTGGCGCTGGAGGCCGCCCACGCGGCCGGCGTGCCGCTCGTGCTGGCGGGCAAGTGCGCCGAGCCGGTCGAGAAGGAGTACTTCGAGGCCGAGGTGCGCCCCAGGCTGACCGGGCAGGACCACGTCTTCGGCGTCGCCGATGCGACCGAGAAGCGCAAGCTGCTGTCCGCCGCCCGGTGCCTCCTGTTCCCGATCCGTTGGGAAGAGCCGTTCGGCATGGTGATGATCGAGGCGATGGCCTGCGGCACACCGGTGGTGGCGCTGCGCGCGGGCGCGGTGCCGGAGGTGGTGGTGGACGGCGTGACCGGGTTGGTGCGGGACGACCCCGCGGAGCTGGTGGCCGCGCTGCACGACGTGCGCGACCTGGACCCGGCCGCCTGCCGGGCGCACGTCGCCGCGCACTTCGACGTCGACGGGCTCGGCGCGGGCTACGAAGCCGCTTACCGCGAGGCGCTCACCGCGGCGGGCTCGCTCACCGCGCTGCGCCGCGACTACGCCGCCCTGGACTCCGCGCTCGACCGGGTCTACCGGCGCAACGTCGACGGCGGGGCCGCCCTGCACGCCTCGGGGGACCGCGCGTGA
- a CDS encoding glycogen debranching N-terminal domain-containing protein, with protein sequence MPPEPFNAGEPVFTGDVGGTTTVVEGSTFCLSTGTGDIEPGTPQGLFFRDARVLSRWQLRLDGRTAHPLSVSHPEAFAARFVLRRPPAAGLADSTLLLVRERLVGDGMRETITIDNLGREATAVRLELHVDADFADLFAVKEGRAARSGSDAVATGPELVLRDREDGSRGVSFTASAQPVVVPGSLSWHVVVPAGGRWSTEVVVQPTVAGRAVQPQFHRGERIEASGPARKIRAWRAASTLVAASDPVLTGVLRRTGSDLGALQIHDPARDGRPFVAAGAPWFMTLFGRDSLLTAWMALPLDVGLALGTLQTLAETQGKVVDPLTEEEPGRVLHELRMGPDSTAVLGGNHYYGTVDATPLFVMLLAECWKWGADPAVVRSLLPAADAALAWVDRYGDRDGDGFVEYRRATDRGLANQGWKDSFDGINDASGRQAVPAIALCEVQGYVYAALLARADLAEGFGDEAVAARLRARAGELRQRFAEAFWLPDRGWYAVALDGHKQPVDALTSNTAHCLWTGIATDEHAAALIRRLAEPDMDTGYGLRTLASSMGAYNPMSYHNGSVWPHDTAIAVAGLLRYAHLPGAVDLAHRLADGLLDAAAAFGGRLPELYCGFARDDFSPPVPYPTSCSPQAWASASPLLLVRACLGLEPHVPRRTLTTTPHLPPRWGELTLSDLRLGDETAHISATGEKVAVSGLSAGWTT encoded by the coding sequence CTGCCACCGGAGCCGTTCAACGCGGGCGAGCCGGTGTTCACCGGCGACGTCGGCGGCACCACGACGGTGGTCGAGGGCAGCACGTTCTGCCTGTCGACGGGCACCGGCGACATCGAGCCGGGCACGCCGCAGGGGCTGTTCTTCCGCGACGCGCGCGTGCTGTCGAGGTGGCAGCTGCGGCTGGACGGACGCACCGCGCACCCGTTGTCGGTGTCGCACCCGGAGGCGTTCGCCGCCCGGTTCGTGCTGCGCCGCCCACCCGCCGCCGGCCTGGCCGACAGCACCCTGCTGCTCGTGCGGGAACGGCTGGTCGGCGACGGGATGCGGGAGACGATCACAATCGACAACCTGGGCCGCGAGGCCACCGCGGTGCGGCTGGAGCTGCACGTGGACGCCGACTTCGCCGACCTGTTCGCGGTCAAGGAGGGCCGGGCCGCGCGCAGCGGCTCCGACGCCGTCGCCACCGGACCGGAACTCGTGCTGCGGGACCGCGAGGACGGCTCGCGCGGCGTGTCGTTCACGGCGAGCGCCCAGCCCGTCGTGGTGCCGGGGTCGTTGAGCTGGCACGTGGTCGTGCCCGCGGGCGGCCGGTGGTCCACCGAGGTGGTCGTGCAGCCGACCGTGGCCGGGCGGGCCGTGCAGCCGCAGTTCCACCGCGGCGAGCGGATCGAGGCCAGCGGGCCCGCGCGCAAGATCCGGGCGTGGCGCGCGGCCAGCACCCTGGTCGCGGCGAGCGACCCGGTGCTGACCGGCGTGCTGCGGCGGACCGGGAGCGACCTGGGCGCGTTGCAGATCCACGACCCGGCGCGGGACGGCCGACCGTTCGTCGCCGCGGGCGCGCCCTGGTTCATGACCCTGTTCGGCCGGGACAGCCTGCTGACCGCGTGGATGGCGCTGCCGCTGGACGTCGGCCTGGCGCTGGGCACGTTGCAGACCCTCGCCGAGACGCAGGGCAAGGTCGTCGACCCGCTCACCGAGGAGGAACCGGGCCGCGTGCTGCACGAGCTGCGGATGGGCCCGGACAGCACGGCGGTGCTGGGCGGCAACCACTACTACGGCACGGTCGACGCCACGCCGCTGTTCGTGATGCTGCTGGCCGAGTGCTGGAAGTGGGGCGCGGACCCGGCCGTGGTGCGCTCGCTGCTGCCCGCCGCCGACGCCGCGCTGGCGTGGGTCGACCGGTACGGGGACCGCGACGGCGACGGGTTCGTGGAGTACCGCCGCGCCACCGACCGCGGCCTGGCCAACCAGGGCTGGAAGGACAGCTTCGACGGCATCAACGACGCGTCCGGCCGGCAGGCCGTCCCGGCCATCGCCTTGTGCGAGGTCCAGGGCTACGTGTACGCGGCGCTGCTGGCCCGTGCGGACCTCGCGGAGGGGTTCGGCGACGAGGCGGTGGCGGCGCGCCTGCGCGCCCGTGCCGGAGAGCTGCGGCAGCGGTTCGCCGAGGCGTTCTGGCTGCCGGACCGGGGCTGGTACGCGGTGGCGCTCGACGGGCACAAGCAGCCGGTGGACGCGCTGACCAGCAACACCGCCCACTGCCTGTGGACCGGGATCGCCACCGACGAGCACGCGGCCGCGCTGATCCGGCGGCTGGCCGAGCCGGACATGGACACCGGCTACGGCCTGCGCACGCTCGCGTCCTCGATGGGCGCGTACAACCCGATGAGCTACCACAACGGGTCGGTGTGGCCGCACGACACGGCCATCGCGGTGGCCGGGCTGCTGCGCTACGCCCACCTGCCCGGCGCGGTCGACCTGGCGCACCGCCTGGCGGACGGCCTGCTCGACGCCGCCGCCGCGTTCGGCGGTCGCCTGCCCGAGCTGTACTGCGGCTTCGCCCGGGACGACTTCAGCCCGCCGGTGCCGTACCCGACGTCGTGCTCCCCGCAGGCGTGGGCCAGCGCCTCACCGCTGCTGCTGGTCCGCGCGTGCCTCGGGCTGGAGCCGCACGTGCCGCGCAGGACGCTGACCACCACACCGCACCTGCCGCCGCGCTGGGGCGAGCTCACCCTGTCCGACCTGCGGCTCGGCGACGAGACCGCGCACATCAGCGCCACCGGCGAGAAGGTCGCGGTGTCCGGCCTGTCGGCCGGCTGGACCACCTGA
- a CDS encoding alpha/beta hydrolase, translating to MRKRVVVAVVIMVAVVFGGAFAFQRKLVFLPTGGPLPPAGDVLPGGRDVTLTTGDGLRLAAWYFPVDSTRATVLVAPGNAGNRRMRVPLARALTARGLSVLLVDYRGYGGNPGAPTEAGLALDVRAAREFLVGDAGVRPERLLYFGESLGAAVAAELAVEHPPAGLVLRSPFTDLASVGARHYPFLPVRWLLLDEFATERHVARVAAPVTVVYGSADSIVPPGQSRAVAAAAGASTVVVAGADHNDPVLLDGTRLVDAITDLAP from the coding sequence GTGCGCAAGCGGGTGGTGGTGGCCGTCGTCATCATGGTGGCCGTGGTGTTCGGCGGCGCGTTCGCGTTCCAGCGGAAACTGGTGTTCCTGCCGACCGGCGGTCCGTTGCCGCCCGCGGGTGACGTGCTGCCCGGCGGCCGTGACGTCACGCTGACCACCGGGGACGGGCTGCGGTTGGCGGCCTGGTACTTCCCGGTGGACTCGACGCGGGCGACCGTGCTGGTCGCGCCCGGCAACGCCGGGAACCGCCGGATGCGCGTGCCGCTGGCCCGTGCGCTCACCGCGCGCGGGCTGTCGGTGCTGCTGGTCGACTACCGGGGCTACGGCGGCAACCCCGGCGCCCCGACCGAGGCCGGGCTGGCGCTGGACGTGCGCGCGGCCCGGGAGTTCCTGGTCGGCGACGCCGGGGTGCGGCCGGAGCGGCTGCTCTACTTCGGCGAGAGCCTGGGCGCGGCGGTGGCGGCGGAACTCGCCGTCGAGCACCCGCCCGCCGGGCTGGTGCTGCGGTCGCCGTTCACCGACCTCGCCTCGGTCGGTGCCCGCCACTACCCGTTCCTGCCGGTGCGGTGGCTGCTGCTGGACGAGTTCGCCACCGAGCGGCACGTGGCGCGGGTGGCGGCGCCCGTCACCGTCGTCTACGGCTCGGCGGACTCGATCGTGCCGCCCGGGCAGAGCCGCGCGGTGGCCGCCGCGGCGGGCGCGTCCACCGTGGTGGTGGCGGGGGCCGACCACAACGACCCCGTGCTGCTGGACGGCACGCGGCTGGTCGACGCGATCACCGACCTGGCGCCGTGA
- a CDS encoding HAMP domain-containing sensor histidine kinase, with amino-acid sequence MPRFSLRWRVALAMGLGSVLLTSAVAVAIWNLTSGYMLRQREQSAVRQAEVNVRLVDAALSSGSDGLTGLLTGLTTGPDSTVLLFHDGQVLTSGRQVDARLLPPGLVDLGRRGTPAAQRLLVDGIPVLAVTLPIESTDGAYVELAPLVQLDRTFRFLSALLVAVTVVSGLLGVALGSWAGRRALRPLTELTEAASRIAGGDLRARLPTQTDPDLTSLATTFNATAEALEQRVRRDARFAGDVSHELRSPLTTMVNAAEVLRRRRVQVPGTAGKALDLLTSEVDRFARMVVDLLEISRADQQAEDPTLETIDLASLVANVVAARPGGPVPLDAGSPPPQVFGDRRRLDRAVDNLLDNAERHAGGVVRVGVRSHGGKARVEVDDAGPGVPPELRDRIFDRFDRGARAGRRGADTGSGLGLALVAQHVQRHGGTVRVEDRPGGGARFVVELPEAER; translated from the coding sequence ATGCCGAGGTTCTCGTTGCGGTGGCGCGTCGCGCTGGCCATGGGGCTCGGCTCGGTGCTGCTGACCAGCGCGGTCGCCGTGGCGATCTGGAACCTCACCTCCGGGTACATGCTGCGCCAGCGCGAGCAGAGCGCGGTGCGCCAGGCCGAGGTCAACGTCCGGCTGGTCGACGCGGCCCTGAGCAGCGGTTCCGACGGGCTGACCGGCCTGCTCACCGGGCTGACCACCGGGCCGGACTCGACCGTGCTGCTGTTCCACGACGGGCAGGTGCTGACCAGCGGCAGGCAGGTGGACGCGCGGCTGCTGCCGCCCGGGCTGGTCGACCTGGGCCGGCGGGGCACGCCCGCGGCCCAGCGGCTCCTGGTCGACGGCATCCCGGTGCTGGCCGTGACGCTGCCCATCGAGTCGACCGACGGTGCTTACGTGGAGCTCGCGCCGCTCGTGCAGCTGGACCGCACGTTCCGGTTCCTCAGCGCCCTGCTGGTCGCCGTCACGGTGGTCAGCGGGCTGCTGGGGGTGGCGCTGGGGTCGTGGGCCGGGCGGCGGGCGCTGCGACCGCTGACCGAGCTGACCGAGGCCGCGTCCCGGATCGCGGGCGGCGACCTCCGGGCCCGGCTGCCCACCCAGACCGACCCGGACCTGACCTCGCTGGCGACCACGTTCAACGCCACCGCCGAGGCGCTGGAGCAGCGGGTGCGGCGGGACGCCCGGTTCGCGGGCGACGTCAGCCACGAGCTGCGGTCGCCGTTGACGACCATGGTCAACGCCGCCGAGGTGCTGCGCCGACGCCGGGTGCAGGTGCCCGGCACGGCGGGCAAGGCGCTGGACCTGCTGACGTCCGAAGTGGACCGGTTCGCGCGGATGGTGGTGGACCTGCTGGAGATCTCCCGGGCCGACCAGCAGGCCGAGGACCCCACGCTGGAGACGATCGACCTGGCCTCCCTGGTGGCCAACGTGGTCGCGGCCCGGCCGGGCGGCCCGGTGCCGCTGGACGCCGGCTCGCCGCCGCCGCAGGTGTTCGGCGACCGCCGCCGGCTGGACCGGGCCGTCGACAACCTGCTGGACAACGCCGAACGGCACGCGGGCGGCGTGGTGCGCGTGGGGGTGCGCTCGCACGGGGGGAAGGCGCGGGTCGAGGTGGACGACGCCGGACCGGGCGTGCCGCCGGAGCTGCGCGACCGGATCTTCGACCGGTTCGACCGGGGCGCGCGGGCGGGGCGGCGCGGCGCGGACACCGGCAGCGGGCTCGGGTTGGCGCTGGTCGCGCAGCACGTCCAGCGGCACGGCGGCACGGTGCGGGTGGAGGACCGGCCCGGTGGCGGCGCGCGGTTCGTGGTCGAGCTGCCGGAGGCGGAACGATGA
- a CDS encoding metal-sensitive transcriptional regulator → MRGYTSDKDAVLKRLRRVEGQVRGLQRMVEGDEYCIDVLTQIAAATKALQAVSLNLLDEHLKHCVADALAEGGEGADAKVREASEAIARLVRS, encoded by the coding sequence ATGCGGGGTTACACCTCCGACAAGGACGCCGTGCTCAAGCGCCTGCGCCGGGTCGAGGGGCAGGTACGCGGGTTGCAGCGGATGGTGGAGGGCGACGAGTACTGCATCGACGTCCTGACCCAGATCGCGGCGGCGACCAAGGCCCTCCAGGCGGTCTCCCTCAACCTGCTCGACGAGCACCTGAAGCACTGCGTGGCCGACGCGCTCGCCGAGGGCGGCGAGGGCGCGGACGCCAAGGTCCGCGAGGCGAGCGAGGCCATCGCCCGCCTGGTGCGGTCCTGA
- a CDS encoding heavy-metal-associated domain-containing protein, with protein MAESTYTVTGMTCGHCVASVTEEVTKIDGVTGVDVDLPTGAVKVTSTAPLAEADVRAAVEEAGYALAG; from the coding sequence ATGGCCGAGTCCACCTACACCGTCACCGGCATGACCTGCGGCCACTGCGTGGCGTCCGTGACCGAGGAGGTCACCAAGATCGACGGCGTGACCGGCGTGGACGTCGACCTGCCGACCGGCGCGGTCAAGGTGACCAGCACCGCGCCGCTCGCCGAGGCGGACGTGCGCGCGGCCGTCGAAGAGGCGGGTTACGCGCTCGCCGGCTGA
- a CDS encoding heavy metal translocating P-type ATPase, whose product MADARIELAITGMTCASCAARIERKLNKLDGVTATVNYATEKARVTFPADVDPLTLVAQVEAAGYQAALPVVETERVEAVEEDPTAALRQRLVVSAVLAVPVVLLAMVPALQFTYWQWISLTLAAPVLVWGAWPFHRAAWANLRHGAATMDTLISMGTIAAFAWSLYALLFGTAGVAGMTHPFELTVQRTDGAGSIYLEVAAGVTVFILAGRYFEARSKWRAGAALRALLEMGAKDVAVLRDGREVRVPVGELAVGDRFVVRPGEKIATDGVVAEGSSAVDASMLTGESVPVEVGPGDAVVGATVNAGGRLVVRATRVGGDTQLAQMARLVEDAQNGKAEAQRLADRISAVFVPVVIALSVGTLAFWLGAGGGVSAAFTAAVAVLIIACPCALGLATPTALLVGTGRGAQLGILIKGPEVLESTRRVDTVVLDKTGTVTTGRMSLVSVHVASGVDEDEVLRLAGALEHASEHPVARAIAAGAAERVGDLPEVGGFQNLEGLGVQGVVDGHALIVGRERLLAEWSVHLDGPLVEAKRAAEEKGRTAVLVAWDGEARAVLVVADTVKPTSVEAVRQLRALGLTPVLLTGDNEAAARAVAAEVGITEVIAEVLPKDKVDVVARLQGEGKVVAMVGDGVNDAAALAKADLGLAMGTGTDAAIEAGDLTLVRGDLRAAADAIRLSRRTLATIKGNLFWAFAYNVAALPLAAAGLLNPMIAGAAMALSSVFVVSNSLRLRGFRSTATGRPHAGRSAESAQDKLPARV is encoded by the coding sequence ATGGCTGACGCGCGGATCGAACTGGCGATCACCGGCATGACCTGCGCCTCGTGCGCGGCCCGCATCGAGCGCAAGCTGAACAAGCTCGACGGCGTGACCGCGACGGTGAACTACGCGACCGAGAAGGCGCGCGTCACGTTCCCGGCCGACGTCGACCCGCTGACCCTGGTCGCGCAGGTCGAGGCGGCCGGCTACCAGGCCGCGCTGCCCGTCGTGGAGACCGAGCGGGTCGAGGCGGTCGAGGAGGACCCGACGGCGGCGCTGCGGCAGCGGCTGGTCGTGTCCGCGGTGCTGGCGGTGCCGGTGGTCCTGCTGGCGATGGTGCCGGCGTTGCAGTTCACGTACTGGCAGTGGATCTCGCTGACGTTGGCGGCTCCGGTGCTGGTGTGGGGCGCGTGGCCGTTCCACCGGGCGGCGTGGGCGAACCTGCGCCACGGCGCGGCGACGATGGACACGTTGATCTCGATGGGCACGATCGCGGCGTTCGCGTGGTCGCTGTACGCGCTGCTGTTCGGCACGGCGGGCGTGGCGGGCATGACGCACCCGTTCGAGCTGACGGTGCAGCGCACCGACGGTGCGGGTTCGATCTACCTCGAGGTGGCCGCCGGCGTCACGGTGTTCATCCTGGCCGGGCGGTACTTCGAGGCGCGGTCCAAGTGGCGGGCGGGTGCGGCGCTGCGGGCGTTGCTGGAGATGGGCGCGAAGGACGTCGCCGTGCTGCGCGACGGCCGTGAAGTGCGCGTCCCGGTCGGCGAGCTGGCCGTCGGCGACCGGTTCGTGGTGCGACCGGGCGAGAAGATCGCCACCGACGGCGTGGTGGCCGAGGGCAGCTCGGCGGTCGACGCGAGCATGCTGACCGGCGAGTCGGTGCCGGTCGAGGTCGGTCCCGGTGACGCGGTGGTGGGTGCGACGGTCAACGCGGGCGGTCGGCTGGTGGTCCGCGCGACGCGGGTCGGCGGCGACACCCAGCTGGCGCAGATGGCCAGGCTCGTCGAGGACGCCCAGAACGGCAAGGCCGAGGCGCAGCGCCTGGCCGACCGGATCTCGGCGGTCTTCGTGCCGGTCGTGATCGCGTTGTCGGTGGGCACGCTGGCGTTCTGGCTGGGCGCGGGTGGCGGCGTGTCGGCGGCGTTCACGGCGGCGGTGGCGGTGCTGATCATCGCGTGCCCGTGCGCCCTGGGGCTGGCGACGCCGACGGCGTTGCTGGTCGGCACGGGGCGGGGCGCGCAGCTCGGCATCCTGATCAAGGGGCCGGAGGTGCTGGAGTCGACCCGGCGGGTGGACACGGTGGTGCTGGACAAGACCGGCACCGTCACCACCGGGCGGATGAGCCTGGTGTCCGTGCACGTCGCGTCCGGTGTGGACGAGGACGAGGTGCTGCGGTTGGCGGGCGCCCTGGAGCACGCGTCCGAGCACCCGGTCGCCCGGGCGATCGCCGCGGGCGCGGCCGAGCGGGTCGGCGACCTGCCGGAGGTCGGGGGTTTCCAGAACCTCGAAGGGCTGGGCGTGCAGGGCGTGGTCGACGGGCACGCGCTGATCGTCGGCCGGGAGCGGCTGCTGGCCGAGTGGAGCGTGCACCTGGACGGCCCGCTGGTCGAGGCCAAGCGCGCCGCCGAGGAGAAGGGGCGCACGGCGGTCCTGGTCGCGTGGGACGGCGAGGCGCGGGCGGTGCTGGTCGTCGCGGACACCGTGAAGCCGACGTCGGTCGAGGCGGTGCGGCAGTTGCGCGCGCTCGGCCTGACGCCCGTGCTGCTGACCGGGGACAACGAGGCGGCGGCCCGCGCGGTGGCGGCGGAGGTCGGCATCACCGAGGTCATCGCCGAGGTGCTGCCGAAGGACAAGGTGGACGTCGTCGCCCGGTTGCAGGGCGAGGGCAAGGTCGTGGCGATGGTCGGTGACGGCGTGAACGACGCCGCCGCGCTCGCCAAGGCCGACCTGGGGCTGGCCATGGGCACCGGCACGGACGCGGCCATCGAGGCCGGTGACCTGACGCTCGTGCGGGGCGACCTGCGTGCGGCGGCGGACGCGATCCGGTTGTCGCGGCGCACGTTGGCCACGATCAAGGGCAACCTGTTCTGGGCGTTCGCGTACAACGTCGCGGCGCTGCCGCTGGCGGCGGCCGGGTTGCTCAACCCGATGATCGCGGGTGCGGCGATGGCGCTCTCGTCGGTGTTCGTGGTGTCGAACAGCCTGCGGCTGCGGGGTTTCCGGAGCACGGCCACCGGGCGGCCGCACGCGGGCCGTTCCGCGGAGTCCGCTCAGGACAAGCTGCCCGCCCGCGTCTGA